The following is a genomic window from Chaetodon trifascialis isolate fChaTrf1 chromosome 13, fChaTrf1.hap1, whole genome shotgun sequence.
TGGCATGTTGAGAGAGTCCCAGACATGTCAGGTGAGATCCAGAGGGTTTATGCAATGCTGAGTAATCTGAAGATCATCTGAAACACCAGCAGGGGTCCATCATGTTTCTCAAATAGCAGCTGAGGCAACAGGCTTTGGCATCCCGACCCTGAGGCCCATGCTGGCGACACTCCCCTATCAGCTGGCTGGCCGCCAGGTCAGGCTTGCACTGATTGGTCTGTGAGGAATTCCTCTAACTTTTCATTGGCTGTTTGGGGAACCATCTGACAGCATATGCAAATTGTCTCTATGTGGCAGTTGAAATCCCTGAGTGCTGAGAAGCCCGGCActgagaggcaggaagagagcaagagagaggtggaagaagAGGGGAGTGACGACGGCATGCTCTTCTAGAAGAAGTCGCTGCAGAGAGTTCTGAAGTCAGCGGGACTGAAAACTTTAAACAGCTTTCTCCTCAGACCTGCTTATTCTATTCCATGAGTGCTGCAAGGTAAGGATCACACAAAGAGTCTGGTTTAGGTTTTGAAAAAGTGACCTACATTATGCCGAATTGTGGAAAATGTTCTTGATTCTAGGTAGtttaaatctgattttcataGTTGAGCCTTTATAAAACTGAAGGCATCATTTGTGAGATGGAGACTCCAACAGAAATTCATATCTTGCTGAAGTGAAATTCATCAAACTGGAGCTTTTTTAAAGTCAGAAAAgtgaagctgctttttaaaagcTGATGACTGCTCACTTTTctaatctctccctctccttctccttctccttctcttcccccCCCCCTCTTAAATTTTCTCGCAatttccttctctctgcctccctccctcccacaatcctccctcctctccccctctcccgcCCTCAGTGTGCTCAGGTCTTTCAGTCCATCAGCAATGCCTGGCCCAGTAATGCCGATGGATGTGGCTATGAGATTCTACATCAGCCACTCTCCGCCTCCTCTCAGAGGTTTCCTCAGCTCCTATGAGGAGTTGCAGAGGACCAAGAACCGGGTCAACCAGTCCACCACCTGCAGCCACAAGCCTCAGCTCTACAAACCCCTGCGACCCTGCCTCAGCAACCAGCAGAAAGCGGCGGATGATGATGCCTCGTGCGTGGGCTGGAACAGCAACAAGGCTGGCAAGAAGAAGGTGGTGTTCGCAGACACCAAGGGCATGTCGCTCACTGCCATCCACGTCTTCTCCAAGTTCGACGATGAGCCATATCAAAACAAGCGTTGTCAGGGAATCGCGGAGGAGCTGCAGTTCGACATGACAGACCTGGAAACAGCCACGATGGATCTAAAGATCAGCTCCATGCGCAGCCTGGCGCTGGACTTTAAACAGCCCTCAGCTGACTACCTGGATTTCCGGAACCGCCTGATTCAGAACTCAGTCTGCTTAGAGAACTGCTCGCTGCAGGAGCGCTCGCTGACCGGCACCATCAAGGTCCGGAACATGGGGTTTGAGAAGACGGTGCAGCTGCGTGCCACTTTCGACTCATGGGTCAGCTTCACCGACGTCGAGTGCACCTTCATGAACAACATCTACAGCTGCCAGGACACTGACACCTTCGCATTCGTCCTGGAACTGCCCACCTACATCCCACCACAGAATCGGGTCGAGTTCTGCATCTGCTTCAAAGTCCAGGACCAGACCTTCTGGGACAATAATGATGGCAAGAACTATTGTCTCAAGCACGTTGGCTGGAACGGACAGGACCTGAACGATGCGACGCCGCCAACTTCTGCAGAGCAGAAGAAGCCTTCAGAGCACAAAAATGGCGGTGTGAAAGTGCTGGAGATGGAGTTTGATCAGTTTGGCAGCCCACGCATGTCCAGCGGACTCTTTCCTGGCTGGCAGAGCTGGGGTCAGATTGATAACACCGTGCCTTATTGGTGAAAACACAAGGATGTTTGCTGAAACGGCACTGAATTAAGATAAGAGACACTGACAGGGCACTCAGTTCGAATCCAGCTGTGGGTCTGAGCCTAGACTGGCTCTCAGCCAGAAACTAAACTGAAGTAAACAACCTCTGCTTTTTAGAGGAGGAAGTGCACAAACCAGACAGAAACTGAGCCGTAACGTGCTCAACTGACCTGCTTTTTGCTGTAACGTGGTCGTTTGGCCTGAGAGACTTGATGATCTATGGTTGGAGGATGAGGCATAAACCTGTAAAGTCTATCATGTTTCACAGATTCCCCTTCTGTAAATATTAATGTGCCTTCTCAGAGTGCCTGCCCACTAAAACACAGACTGTTTGTTAAATATGCACTGATTGAGACGTCCCTCTCAATGTGATGTCTGTAAGCTGAAGTCGTGGAATCGGAGCTGATTAAGTCCTTCATATTGAAGGGAAAGGACGGGGAGTGCATGGCGACAAACCGCTTCTCTGCTCAAGGAAACCCAGCTGATTCATTTCTAAAGAAAAATGCACACTAAACTTTAGCACCTTCAAAAAGAAATTAATCAAACATGATTCAAAATGATCTCAATTTTTAGTGTGAGTCATGCAgccctttctttccctccatgtACATTGCACATGTGTTtctgataacaaaaaaaaaaaaaaaaaaagtctggctGATGTAATTTTTAAGTAAGTTTGTTAAGGAACTGAGCTGCTAACTACAGATAATGTCACAAGAGAGACTCTGCACGTGATTGGTTGTCTCAAACGGGGAAGACGTTTGGAAATGATTGTGGTCACGATACGTCAAGAAAAGGAACGATGCAACGACCGAATGTTTATGTTTGCTTGTGTTCACAAGTGCAATGATGTGATGAGTGTAGAGTATGTGTGGCTGGAGTTGTGATGGTTCTCTCACAGTAAAGAAAAGGTCTGCGCCccagcatttcatttcacttgaaGGTGTGTGTTGCTGACGTCCACCACGTCATGTATTTCCTTTTCAGAAATAAATTTCTATATTTGTGCTAAAATATACTGTGACTCCTTTTGTTTACTATGGTGTTTGAGTTTTTGATTGAAAACTACTTAAAAATGCAGTAATACtcattaaaaagtcaaaattgtAGTGATGgttttaatatttaaatatattttcagcTCTAGCAGTATCACATACACATTTCTCACTTTCTTTACTTTGTGTCTTCTATAATGCTTTCCCAATGTGCACTTCAGAAGAAGACATAAACAAAAAGTACAATTATGCATAAtgcaaatataaacacacaagaAGTCCCAACACAAATAATCAAAACACAAAGCTGGAAGCGTCCACCTGCAATCTGACCGCAGGTCAGTTTGAACCATAACTCATACGTAACTCATGATGCTCTGAAAGCTTTGATTACATAAGTGATATTTGtaaacacaggagaaaaaaaaacttgtgtttACAAACATTAAATTAGGTTAATAATTTATGCATGTGAATGCAGGGTCAGGGGGCGGGGCTTACGCTTACCTCAACAAAAGGAaaccaggcctttatttgagAGGAGCTGTAATTAGAGACAGCTCTTTGTGTATATATTTACTG
Proteins encoded in this region:
- the ppp1r3ca gene encoding protein phosphatase 1, regulatory subunit 3Ca; amino-acid sequence: MSAASVLRSFSPSAMPGPVMPMDVAMRFYISHSPPPLRGFLSSYEELQRTKNRVNQSTTCSHKPQLYKPLRPCLSNQQKAADDDASCVGWNSNKAGKKKVVFADTKGMSLTAIHVFSKFDDEPYQNKRCQGIAEELQFDMTDLETATMDLKISSMRSLALDFKQPSADYLDFRNRLIQNSVCLENCSLQERSLTGTIKVRNMGFEKTVQLRATFDSWVSFTDVECTFMNNIYSCQDTDTFAFVLELPTYIPPQNRVEFCICFKVQDQTFWDNNDGKNYCLKHVGWNGQDLNDATPPTSAEQKKPSEHKNGGVKVLEMEFDQFGSPRMSSGLFPGWQSWGQIDNTVPYW